CGCCGCACGGTCCCCGCCCTGCGTGAAGCCCTCATGGACTACAAGCAGCTCACGCCGCTACTGGGGCCTGCGACCGATAATGAACCACCGGCCCTGATGGACCTTCGGGCCAACGTGGAGGAGATCCTCGACGCCTATCAGGCGTCCCGCTACGGCTTCGCCACGCGACGCCTTCCCCTCGTACTGCCCGATGCCCTCGCCGCAGCCCGCACGTACTCGGGGCGCAATGGGGAAGAAGCTCATGCCCTGCTCGCCCTGACCTATCAAGGCGCGGCCATGGTGCTCGGCAAGGTCGGGGAGTCGGAGTTGGCATGGATCGCAGCCGACCGCGGCCTGGCGGCCGCGCAGCACAGCGGCCAGAGTGCGGTGACGGGCTCGCTCTTCCGGGCGGTCGCACACTGCCTGCTGGCCACCGGGCGCTTCGTCCCGGCGGTCCAGCTGGTGAACGATGCCGCGGCCGTGATGCAGCCCGGCTTGGCCACCGCGAACGACGAGTACCTCTCGGTCTACGGCACCCTCTTCCTCGCCGGCGCGATGGCGGCAGCCCGCGCGGAGGACCGGGCGACGACACAGACCTTCCTTCGCGAAGCCGACGAAGCCGCACAGCGGTTGGGCGCCGACGCCAACCACCTGTGGACTGCCTTCG
This sequence is a window from Streptomyces sp. NBC_01217. Protein-coding genes within it:
- a CDS encoding helix-turn-helix domain-containing protein — its product is MTENLTIGERVAWYRRRRGLSQEVLAGLVGRTTDWLCKAENNRIELDRLSVITSLAGALDVSLGDLLAEPTLMEWSNDSGRRTVPALREALMDYKQLTPLLGPATDNEPPALMDLRANVEEILDAYQASRYGFATRRLPLVLPDALAAARTYSGRNGEEAHALLALTYQGAAMVLGKVGESELAWIAADRGLAAAQHSGQSAVTGSLFRAVAHCLLATGRFVPAVQLVNDAAAVMQPGLATANDEYLSVYGTLFLAGAMAAARAEDRATTQTFLREADEAAQRLGADANHLWTAFGPTNVAIHCVATAGELGDIQIAADLGQRIDTSSLPVERRVRHNLEVARALSAWNRTDEALATLLDAEQAAPEQVRHHYLSRELVIGWIRSTRGRPSQPVADLARRLGVVGG